A genomic region of Propionispora vibrioides contains the following coding sequences:
- a CDS encoding MgtC/SapB family protein, with product MEGHLILRLLLAGIFGAIIGFERKSKRKEAGLRTHFLVAVGSALIMIISKYAFNDILSEQGIALDPSRIAAQVVSGIGFLGVGTIIIQRHSVRGLTTAAGLWTTSGIGLAVGAGMYLLGLVATILVLLGLEVLTKFLQIFLPKYVQMAVDLSDKAVIGQIISALSEREIEVSLCESKIPLKEHGDVQLVLKLNALVPRGYDTNKLLEEVQLMAGVCAVRFI from the coding sequence ATGGAAGGGCATTTGATTTTACGGCTGTTATTGGCAGGAATCTTTGGCGCAATAATAGGTTTTGAGCGTAAAAGCAAAAGGAAAGAAGCCGGACTACGAACTCACTTTTTAGTGGCTGTTGGCAGTGCTTTAATCATGATCATATCAAAATATGCGTTTAATGATATCCTTTCTGAGCAAGGGATAGCACTGGATCCCAGTAGAATTGCTGCGCAAGTGGTCAGTGGAATTGGATTTCTAGGCGTAGGGACTATTATTATTCAACGCCATTCGGTCCGGGGCCTTACTACGGCTGCGGGATTATGGACCACCTCCGGCATTGGCCTGGCGGTTGGTGCAGGAATGTATTTATTGGGCTTGGTTGCCACCATCCTGGTATTGCTGGGCTTGGAAGTACTAACCAAGTTTCTGCAGATTTTTTTGCCTAAATATGTTCAAATGGCTGTTGATCTTAGCGATAAGGCGGTCATCGGTCAAATTATAAGTGCTCTGAGTGAGAGGGAAATTGAAGTTTCGCTTTGCGAATCGAAGATCCCGCTTAAGGAACATGGCGATGTTCAGCTTGTTCTAAAATTAAATGCCTTAGTGCCCAGGGGCTACGACACTAACAAATTATTGGAAGAAGTGCAATTGATGGCGGGAGTGTGTGCTGTACGCTTTATATGA